A section of the Streptomyces xinghaiensis S187 genome encodes:
- a CDS encoding DUF779 domain-containing protein, translated as MSDSTDTARVELTGPAADLLRRLREAHGPLMFHQSGGCCDGSAPMCYPAGEFRTGGSDVLLAELAVEGVPERVPFWMSASQYERWSHTRLIVDVVEGRGSGFSLEAPEGVRFLIRSRLLAAEV; from the coding sequence ATGAGCGACAGCACGGACACGGCCAGGGTGGAGCTGACCGGGCCGGCGGCGGACCTGCTGCGCCGCCTGCGCGAGGCTCACGGGCCGCTGATGTTCCACCAGTCGGGCGGGTGCTGCGACGGCAGCGCGCCGATGTGCTATCCGGCCGGAGAGTTCAGGACGGGCGGATCCGATGTGCTGCTGGCGGAGCTGGCGGTCGAGGGGGTGCCGGAGCGGGTTCCGTTCTGGATGTCGGCCAGTCAGTACGAGCGGTGGAGCCACACCCGGCTGATCGTGGACGTGGTGGAGGGCCGGGGCAGCGGGTTCTCGCTGGAAGCCCCCGAGGGCGTCCGGTTCCTCATCCGGTCCCGGCTGCTGGCGGCGGAGGTCTGA
- a CDS encoding acyl-CoA dehydrogenase family protein: MSAATTGHARTTAPAEQPVPDLLYSEAEEDLRSAVRSLLTDRCGPAAVLARIETGRPYDPDLWTALGAGMGAAGLLVPESLGGQGASAREAAVVLEELGRAAAPSPYLTSAVIAVEALLSTGPEEGTETAALLAGLADGRSTAALALPWSTAPGSRPAATVRAGDGAALTGTVRGVADAAEAGTLLVPAEGPGGLGLYAVEAAAPGVTITPLVPLDLTRPLADAAFDNAPARPVAGPDRAEAAIRRALSAGAGLLASEQLGIAEWCLTETVRHTRERHQFNRPVGSFQALKHRLAALWLDIVSARAAARNAADALATGSPDLPVAVAVAQAHCSRTAVRAAEECVQLHGGIGMTWEHPAHLYLKRAKADATALGTAGRHREALAGLVDLPAPSH; this comes from the coding sequence ATGAGCGCCGCCACCACCGGCCACGCCCGCACCACCGCCCCCGCGGAGCAGCCCGTGCCGGACCTGCTGTACTCCGAGGCGGAGGAGGACCTGCGCTCCGCCGTACGGTCCCTGCTCACCGACCGCTGCGGACCGGCCGCCGTCCTCGCCCGGATCGAGACCGGCCGGCCGTACGACCCGGACCTGTGGACGGCGCTCGGCGCCGGCATGGGCGCCGCCGGACTGCTCGTGCCGGAGAGCCTCGGCGGTCAGGGCGCCTCCGCCCGCGAGGCGGCCGTCGTCCTGGAGGAACTCGGCCGCGCCGCGGCCCCGTCCCCCTATCTCACCAGTGCCGTCATCGCCGTCGAGGCCCTGCTCTCCACCGGACCGGAGGAGGGTACGGAGACCGCGGCGCTGCTGGCCGGGCTCGCGGACGGCCGGTCCACCGCCGCCCTGGCGCTGCCCTGGTCCACCGCCCCCGGCTCGCGGCCCGCCGCGACCGTCCGGGCCGGTGACGGCGCGGCGCTCACCGGCACCGTGCGCGGCGTCGCCGACGCCGCCGAGGCCGGGACGCTGCTCGTCCCCGCCGAAGGGCCCGGGGGGCTCGGGCTCTACGCCGTCGAGGCGGCGGCACCGGGCGTCACCATCACCCCGCTGGTGCCGCTCGACCTCACCCGCCCCCTCGCCGACGCCGCCTTCGACAACGCCCCCGCCCGGCCCGTCGCCGGCCCGGACCGGGCCGAGGCCGCCATCCGCCGCGCGCTGTCCGCCGGAGCCGGACTGCTCGCCTCGGAACAGCTCGGCATCGCCGAATGGTGCCTCACCGAGACGGTCCGGCACACCCGGGAGCGGCACCAGTTCAACCGGCCCGTCGGCTCCTTCCAGGCGCTCAAGCACCGGCTCGCCGCGCTCTGGCTCGACATCGTCTCGGCCCGTGCCGCGGCCCGCAACGCGGCCGACGCCCTCGCCACCGGCTCCCCCGACCTGCCCGTGGCCGTCGCCGTCGCCCAGGCCCACTGCTCGCGGACGGCCGTCCGCGCCGCGGAGGAGTGCGTCCAGCTGCACGGCGGCATCGGCATGACCTGGGAACACCCCGCTCACCTCTACCTCAAGCGGGCCAAGGCGGACGCCACGGCGCTCGGCACCGCGGGACGGCACCGGGAGGCCCTCGCCGGACTGGTGGACCTCCCCGCCCCGTCCCACTGA
- a CDS encoding acyl-CoA dehydrogenase family protein — MQRNAAAPQPAPDADGLRRRVRDLLDAHDPATTPREEFLRARFDAGLAWVHFPEGLGGLGAPRSLQRVVDTELEAAGAPDNDPRRIGIGLGMAAPTILRYGTEEQKKRFLRPLWTGEEVWCQLFSEPGAGSDLAALATRAVREDGTGDWVVDGQKVWTSSAHVARWAILIARTDPDQPKHRGITYFLCDMTDPGVEVRPLRQITGEAEFNEVFLTGVRIPDSHRLGEIGDGWKVAQTTLNNERVAIGGGRVPREGGMIGKAAATWRERPELRTHDLHQRLLGLWVEAEAARLAAIRLGQQLATGQPGPEGVAMKLGFARLAQEISGLEVELLADEGLTYQDWTMVRPQHVDFTGRDAGYRYLRAKGNSIEGGTSEVLLNIVAERVLGLPGEPRTDKDVPWKELAR; from the coding sequence ATGCAGCGCAACGCCGCCGCACCGCAGCCGGCACCGGACGCCGACGGGCTGCGCCGCCGCGTCCGGGACCTGCTCGACGCCCACGACCCCGCAACCACACCCCGCGAGGAGTTCCTCCGGGCCCGCTTCGACGCCGGACTCGCCTGGGTGCACTTCCCCGAAGGGCTCGGCGGCCTCGGCGCTCCGCGCTCCCTGCAGCGGGTCGTCGACACCGAACTGGAGGCGGCCGGCGCCCCCGACAACGACCCCCGCCGGATCGGCATCGGCCTCGGCATGGCCGCGCCGACCATCCTGCGCTACGGCACCGAGGAACAGAAGAAGCGCTTCCTGCGGCCGCTGTGGACCGGCGAGGAGGTGTGGTGCCAGCTCTTCAGCGAGCCCGGCGCCGGCTCCGACCTCGCGGCCCTCGCCACCCGCGCCGTACGCGAGGACGGCACCGGCGACTGGGTGGTCGACGGCCAGAAGGTGTGGACCTCCAGCGCCCACGTCGCCCGCTGGGCCATCCTCATTGCCCGCACCGACCCGGACCAGCCCAAACACCGCGGCATCACCTACTTCCTCTGCGACATGACCGACCCGGGTGTGGAGGTGCGCCCGCTGCGCCAGATCACCGGCGAGGCCGAGTTCAACGAGGTCTTCCTCACCGGGGTGCGCATCCCCGACAGCCACCGGCTGGGGGAGATCGGCGACGGCTGGAAGGTCGCCCAGACCACGCTCAACAACGAGCGCGTCGCCATCGGCGGCGGACGCGTCCCGCGTGAGGGCGGCATGATCGGCAAGGCCGCCGCCACCTGGCGGGAACGGCCCGAACTGCGCACCCACGACCTGCACCAGCGACTGCTCGGCCTGTGGGTCGAGGCCGAGGCGGCCCGCCTCGCCGCCATCCGCCTCGGGCAGCAGCTCGCCACGGGCCAGCCCGGACCCGAGGGCGTGGCCATGAAACTCGGCTTCGCCCGGCTCGCCCAGGAGATCAGCGGCCTGGAGGTCGAACTCCTCGCCGACGAGGGACTCACCTACCAGGACTGGACGATGGTCCGCCCGCAGCACGTCGACTTCACCGGACGCGACGCCGGCTACCGCTATCTGCGCGCCAAGGGCAACTCCATCGAGGGCGGCACCTCCGAGGTCCTGCTCAACATCGTCGCCGAACGCGTCCTCGGCCTGCCCGGCGAACCGCGCACCGACAAGGACGTCCCCTGGAAGGAACTCGCCCGATGA